The stretch of DNA GCCTAAGTAAGCCACACACCTGATTCTGTATACACAATATAATGCAATAATCTTTTGGTCGGTAATTCAGGAATTAGATATATTGCTTGATTCTTGAAGAAACTTCTTACTCTTATTTGAACACAATTTGGTTCATGTGTAGTGCAACGTTGGTTTTCACTTTTCATTCATGCGCTTACTAATCTATCTATCTTGCATGCTATTCATCTTCAGGCTGTGGTTTCTTATGGTTATGAACTATTATGTACCCTTGTGCTGCAATGGATAGTGTATGTTGTAGGTAGTGTGCACTTTGCAATTCGTTCTTATAGACTTGTTTGTATATTGTCTTCATAATCAAAAATAGAAGGTTCATATAGTTCTTATAGTGATACCTTAATACATAACTTGAACATGATGTACTTTGTAATTTCCCTTTGAAGGATGCAACGAGATACCCAACCAGGATTGTTGAGAGTGAAGGATGGATCAAAGAAACTTATGGATTTGGGTTTGCAATTCATTCCAATGGAGAAGATTATAAAGGATGCTGTAGAGGATTTGAAGAGAAAAGGGTTCATTTCATAATGCTGCAATATGAGTCCTTATGGCCCATGTTTCTGCAGAATATGTTACCTCAATGCCTCTGCAAATTGACTGATTCAATATGTATCGTTAATCTGACTCTTTTCCattaataagaaaaaggaaattgCATATCAGTGGCATGACGTGATTAAGAATCCTGTTTGTTTCTTTTCTGATAATGAAGATGGAAATGCGTAAACGTATTGTGCACAAAGAAATGTATAGAAAACATGGAAAACGAAAAAACAATTACGTTAAACTTTCTGCCAGTAAGAGGATTTAGAAGGAAATtacgtgtgtgtatatatatatatatatatatatatatatatatatatataattttattatggataTATTGTAGGTTATATATTcaataaaccaaatatttaaaattatttgctCGATtactgaaaaaatatataagaatgtgtaaataaatatatttatgatttttttatataatttaattttttatggaaCTTTAAGTTTATTGACAAAAGTATTCCTTACTCCGTAAGGTGGCTACTTTCTATACTTAAATGTGAATACTCTAAGCATGGCTTATTCCATACACAAAATGGTATTAAAGGGATTAATTAATGGTTATAAATCTAATTCAGTTATAATCTAATcgataaactaaattaatatttgaattatttgacccgatttatattaaatttttatatgacATAACTGAACTAATTCActctgaaattaaaataaaattctacaaaatataattttgtaataaaaatacaatacaatCTATGATTGAGTAACACAATTGCAGAACGACGTAGAAAGTTAATGAAATTATTAGGTTATGtaagaagtaaaaaaatatggCAAATATTGTaatcattcaaaaaataaaaaatagtgttttgataatattatttaaaagtgtcttaaaatattagtttttgttaaaaatgttatttatcaaatattggcaacaaaattacataaagtttcagttaataaaaaataaaatataatttagaaatattattaaacGTAGCCTTTatgcaatttttaattttgttacttAATATAGCATCCCAATCTAATAGATTTACACGGCTAACTAACCGAAATATTACAATTTGGATATTAGACAATAATCAACcacataaacatatatatatatatatatatatatatatatatatatatatatatatatatatatatatatatttatagtacTCATCGAATATTGGCAACAAAATTACATAAAGTTtcagttaataaaaaataaaatataatttagaaatattattaaacGTAGCCTTTatgcaatttttaattttgttacttAATATAGCATCCCAATCTAATAGATTTACACGGCTAACTAACCGAAATATTACAATTTGGATATTAGACAATAATcaaccacatatatatatatatatatatatatatatatatttatagtacTCATCGAAAATTAAGATACAAGTTctcaaaatgtataaaatttttcaacaaagatttataaatttcaaaagatatatacatatacaataATTATGTTCTAACTGATCATTAACTGTTTCACTACTTCTCAACCTCTTACCTGCATTATCTTGTGATCAcgtataataatataatcatgCTAGTGAATAAATcacaaacaaatacaaatacaaGAGTAAGCTAGAGTTATTTAAGATTATACTAACATTTATAGATTATGGTAATAATAAAAGATGATAcatacaattaaaaatcatgcACCAAAACACTTTGTACAAACCAtagaataatataatcataaaggTACTTATGACTTTTTCATACTCATCATACCTCAATCTCGATCTCTTAAAGACTTAGTATATTGATTAGAATTTGAGACCATGCACCATCATACCCCCTTTGCCTTTTAAGGACTATATCCATCTCATGATAGGGTCACCTCCCCTACCAAGTAATATGATCGGTAGTAGATTTAATCCTTGATGCCAAATGTTAGAATTGTGTAGTGGAATATTCGCGTGTGGACAAAAATCAGAGggagggtgaattgggttcttaataaaaattgtgcttttaaatttttccccttataatatcaaagttcaattaaaattattttctttattttaataaccacaataaaataaagagagtagggaagagaaaattgcaTAAGGTATTTATAGTGGTTCAGATGAAAAGATCATACGTTCAGTTGTGTTAATCTTTCTAAAGAGGGATTAACTAAATGCTAAAAATAAACTAAGATTACAAATACGAGTAAGAGCAATTTAGGATAaaaaaacacctctcttgaatccaCAAAAGATAAAGACACCTTCCTTGAAATCCAAtgatgaacacctcctttgaatcatttgaatcacacaaaggacgaagacacctctcttgaatcacatgAGAGATGCagaaacaccttccttgaatcacacacaAAAAATGAACATCTCCTTTGTCACAGAAAGAGGATGAACATCATCTCCtaacaacatcaacaacattcAATCACGCAAGAACCCACTTGgtaaaagttatcgctctacccatactaagtttttcaaagccttccaCACAAAAAGTTCTCAAATACTCAAACTTTTGTAACTTTTGTGTTTTGTAAAATGAACTCTCACATTCATTTATAGAAGTCATTTTCCAAATTAgattaagaatatgaaaagtcaAGTTACAACTATcaaagataattgattatcataagtaataatcaattatcacagaggcttttctcaaaaatcTTTTAACTTCATTAATCGATTATTACAGAAACTTTcctaaaaatcaatttttactaagataattgattatcacaaaagataatcaattatttcagtgagttttgtaaaaattaaaactctCTCGGTGCTATGTTGCTTGGGTTCTGCCTTTGACTCTTGACCTACTAATTTAGCTACCataaataagatatataaattacaatactTTAATAACTAAACTcttaagtcttcaatgtatctcttgaatccaaacattttttaagtcttcaacattttttcatgaatcatcattaagtcttccatactttttcataagtcatcatcgTCATCAACACTCTATTAAAGTTAgatgtccatcttcttctttttatcaaCACAAAATCTATCGATGACGACCTCCTTCAACTCTCACCTTCAGTATTTTCCTCTACATGGGTCCCTAAGTCCAATACTTAGTAAAGTTAGGGTAAACTAACTACAAACTATTAACATCAATACACTTTACACATCATCATAACATAGTAGTAATTCCCCTTAGAAATTACTAGTTTCTCATTCCacatcatatttatatatatacacaatcATAACTAAAATCTTTAATCAATATATCATGTTTTCATTCTCTTAAAATTCCCAATCACtccaaatgaaataatttctcaaagatcattttcattttcaaaacacCTATCACATACCACATATGACAGATTCGCTCAACGAGTTACTTTTGGAAGGACACTCACTCGACGACTAAATGACTCACCCATCGAGTTAAGCACACGAATAAAATGCATAACGAATGTGCCCAACTAAGACCAGACTCGCTGATTACCCATCCTCCCCTGATTCTCTACCAAACTCGAGTTTGGCTTTCACTTAGCAAGATTATACTCGTCCAACGAGCAAGCCTCCCCTAACACTCTGCCAAACCCAAATTTAACACTCGACCAACAAGTAGTGGTACCTTTGGCTATAATAAGTTTTTTCATCCTCTATTCAAGTTAAAAACAAAACCAATTCATTTAAAATGACTCATTAGAAGTCAAAGATACCACCCCAGATATTCATACTATAATTCATAGAACATCCAATAACATGCAAACACATATTActcattcaaccaattcacacACACATCAAACAAATCAACAAGTGCAACGTTACGAATTCACAATCAAATCACAGGgtatgaataataaatttaatcagTATAAATCAAATGTACAAAGATTAAGATTAACTTCCTTTACTTGGTGTAGAAAACACCCTTGAATCAAGGTTGTTCTTAGATCTCTAATTCTCACACGATACTTTAACTTCCTATATTAGATCACATATCAGagcatataattataattataattacacATAGATTCACCATGAGCTATTTTGAGTCACATGCATGGACCCTAGAACTTCATGTGTCTCAAAATGCTAAACTAACTCAAAAATAGAGTAAAGAATGAACTTACTCTGTTGTTTGATCAGAAGTGTAGATCTCTCTATCGTGAATCCACTTGTAGTCTCTAGACATATGAGAGACGAgcttaaaaagttaaataagatataaagaaaaagtttagaaaaaagtcttaaacaaattattttgataaaatgaaACTCGATTAATagacaattatatttatattatgacttctaataataaaataattgagtttcTCCTTTTAAAACTACTACTACTTTTAACTATTTTCTAACTCCTTACATGTATAATAtccttcatttttattttcatctctcCATATTTATCACTTCAACAATTAACAACATctagtataaaaaatttaaacatgacaaaattattataaataaggaattctaaaaatattaaaatgaaaaaaaaatttatttcataaatttaaattaaataagtaaaacaagcttaactataaaagaaatattttaaaaaggtattctcacatttaaattaagttcttattttattatttataataacattaatGAAGGAATTTCCtttaacaacttttaattataatttttttataattttattttttaaattattatctttttaaattaaggttaaatatgttttggtccttcaacttttagcaaaaattgaaattaggttCCGATAGAAATCTTAAaccaatttagttattcatttttagaaatacatgaatttagttctttaaacCCATTTTTTGAGTTTagttgacgtttcaaacgctgTTTCTTAGTTAACATGgaaattaaaatatgtcaaacggtgtaaacaaactACAATACTAAATACTATGATGAAATGTGTTTAAAACGtctaataaacttaataaaatttggttgaaaGGATTAAGTCCGCGTATTTCTAtaattagaggactaaattgattcaagtTTCTAATtgaggactaattccaatttacattgaaaaataaaaaacatatttaagcatttaaattaaaattattatacacattaaaaaattagttaattacttataataaaaattatttttataattaattttcatgaaaattatttataatttaataatatgttttaattttattaattattataataattattttttttatgatgagaAAAGAAGTGTTTCTAGTATGTATAAGAACACTTCAGAGTAACAGTCCCTGTATGCTCCGTTGTACTTGTACAACTTCTCTTCCTCTCTTTCCCGTCTCCACAATTCCTTATCGGATTCCAATCATGTCTGGGAATTACGACCAAGATGGTGGCGGATATGGGCGTCACGACGGCGGCGGTTACGGTGGTAGGGGAGGCGGAGGATTTGGCGGACGAGGTTTCGAATATTCTCTCTATTTTTTCATCCTTATCTTTTTTGAATCGTAAAATGTCTTAATTGTGTGTTAATCGCTACTGGTGGGTATCAAGGCGGGGATCGTGGTGGGAGAGGTGGTGGCCGCGGCGGCGGAAGTGGTAGAGACGGTGACTGGCGTTGCCCTAACTCAAGGTTTGAGATTTTATCCTCCGATTTGCTTTTCTTATTTTGCCCCTTTTTTTCTGGAGGATGTTTTGTGTTTTCAGTAGTTGGAACGGAACTGTGGATATGTAATACACCTAATGATTCTTACGTTTCTATATTTGATTGGAAAATTGGTATTATTATATAGTTGTGGGAATTTGAACTTTGCGAGAAGGGTTGAATGTAACAAATGTGGTGCTCCTTCTCCTGCTGGTGCTAATgatcgtggtggtggtggtggttataATAGAGGGGGATATGGCAACAGTCGTGGGGGTAGATCTGGTAACTATGATGGAGGAAGAGGTAATGGCTATAATGGTAGTAGGGGGAATAATAGTGTTGGTAGAAGTGGGGGAGGCCATAGAGGTAGTCAAGGCAGAGAAGATGGTGGCTATGGTCAAGTTCCTGCACCTGCAGCCCAATCTTATGGTGGGGCTGGTGGAAACTATCCACCTGCATACAATTCTTCCGGTGGGAGTTCAAATTATGAAACTGATGCAGTTCCTCCACCTGCTAGCTATACTGGTGGACCTGCATCTTATCCTCCACCATATGGGAGTAATACTGGTGGTTATGGTGGCGGAGATGCACATAATGGTGGTAGGTCTGGGCAACCGGTTGGATATGATAGTGGCTATGGTGCCGGTAGTCAAGGTGGATTTGGTGGAGCTCCTGCTGAGCCCCCTGCTAAGGTGAAGCAATGCGATGAGAATTGTGGGGATTCCTGTGACAACTCTAGAATCTACATATCAAACTTACCTCCGGATGTGACTATTGAAGAATTGAGAGAACTTTTTGGAGGCATTGGACAAGTAATATTCTGATCTGTTGACTTTTGTGCGAGCTCTATAAAGAGAGTTATTTGTTCTATGAGCAATGGTTTGAATGAAATTGGCTTTTTCAAAGTAAATTAACATATTATCCATCTTCTTATCCAACATGCATGTGTATGTCAGTGAATTCTGCATTATTTACACTGGAAATAGTTAACCCCCTCGTTTCTCCCTGAGCACATTTGTTGATTTTTCTTGTGAACTGACAGAACATGCTATagattttgttttctgtatttatTAGCATATCTCTGATTTTGCTGATGTGTTGAGCTTCACTCTCTCATGTCTTCGTAACTGTTTAGGTTggaagaataaaacaaaagaggGGGTACAAAGATCAGTGGCCTTGGAACATAAAGCTATACACTGATGAGAAAGGAAATAACAAGGGTGATGGTTGTCTTGTGTATGAAGACCCCTCCGCAGCTCATTCTGCTGGCGGTTTTTACAACAGTATTTGATCTAACTGCTCCTACTCCTACTTTTGTGATACCACAgtttatcttctatcataaagagaCACTTAACATTAATCTTTCATCTCAGATTATGATTTGAGGGGCTACAAAATCGCTGTTACAATGGCAGAAAAGTCTGCACCAAAAGCTCCACCTGCATATAACCATGGGTATTCCATATTTCAattgtttatcatttttcacAATGTTGCTGACCGTTTATTTTGCCATTGAAAATGACTGCTCTTGAAATGTGTGAACGAGTTACTcagaatataataattaattgatgaAAGGCTGCTATTGATTTTTATTCTAGGGGTTTGAGTTGATTAGAGTGGGATGTATTTTGTGCTATAATAgttttaaatgtattattaacTATACAAATGACTTCCTAATTCTCGGTAATAAatgtttgtatttttaaatcaatgtGGTAACTTttgttatatgtttttaaattccACAGGGGCAACAGGGGTGGCTATGGTGGAGATAGACGCAGAGACAATTATAGAgatgcaggtggttctggtcCAGATAGGCGTGACAATTATGGTGGGAACCGTTCACGGCCATACTGAGGGCTTCAAGAGAGAACATTTTATGTACTGTGATGTATGGTCTGAGGGATTTGTTGTATTCTATTGGCGGGTAGCTTGAGATGATAGCAAAGAGGTAGGTTGTTCACTTACTTTTACATCACCTCTTTGctccttttttgttttgtcaCTTGCTGGTGGGATTTTAAATTCTAGGCAGGAATTAAGGAATTAATTTGATCATCTGAATGCCTTTAAAGGGGCAAGTGCACAATCTGCTACCAAAgtaggttttatttttatttcgaGTGACTACTGCTTtcatgaaaacatgttctagtCTTGGTTGGAAACTGTGTTATTTTCTGGATAAATTATTGCATCTTTAGCTCATCCATGTGTTATATGTTTCAAAAACAGCCAGGTTGTATGTTTTATGTTAAGTCCTAGTTCTACGGATCAAGTAATCCCAAGTGGAGAATATTGGAATTGTAATCTAATTGCTTTTTTCCTAGGGAAAAAAAGGTTTTTCCTGACTGCATGTTGCatttaactttaaaatctaTACAATAAGTTAGAGCTATATACTCGTAACCTTTATAAACTGAATGTTGAATTCATGCTTAATTTAGGTTACATGATGAGTATATTGGTTTGAACTGTTTAAACCTTAAATTAGCTACTAAAAAGTTCATCAATATTAAGTTACTTGAAGCCAATAGTGTTAATTGTACCTATAATGACCTAATAAAAGAGTGCGAGTTCTCGAACTAATgaaattcctttatttttaaagttcgTAGAATTTTTTCGTGTTGTCTATTTTGTTGCACTTAGAAgattcatgttattttttttttttgtttgcatcaagttttctttttgaaataacTACTACCCATCCGAGAGGTTTTGAAGATtcctttttattgttttgtcaaATTGCATCTGGTTGGAACCTTTATGACTGTTGCCAGTTagtaaatagtttttttattatctattaaaatttgTGTTGGTTATGGCTACTGCATGGTGAGCCTATAGCTATGGGTGATCATAGCAGTTGTCTGGTTGGCTGCATGATTCtttcaattgtttaattttgaCCGAGGATAGTTGTGCTGGGAAGAGTTGCTAGACTTTAGGTTCGCACATGAGCAATCCTCGGTGGTTTTTCTTATCTGTTATCATCAAGCAAATACTTTCGTTTTGCTTCTTGTCTTTGTAAGGTTTCCATAGGTTTTCACCTATTATTCTGAATGGTAAAGAATATGCCATTTCGACCCTTTGGTTCCGATTGATTTTTTGTAATAGGTGCCTGGTATATGGTTGTTTGTGCTCGAGGATTCATAGTCTTCCATCAGAGTTCTGATTGGATTAAAACTCTGCCGTGTGTTGGACTCTCTTGGCTTTGATTATCTTGCAAGTAGCTGTCTGGAATTTTGTCGTTTGGCTGTGCCAAAATATGTTATGTTTTCCTTGTGGCTGAGCTATTGCATAGATTGTTGACATAATTGTGTTTTAAGATTTGTTCTCCATCCCAGAAGTGCAGATAGATTAGATTATATTTAAGCTTTTGTCTCTCTCTTAGTCCACTAGACCGTCTTGTAGGTAGATATAAAATCTATTGATTGTTAAAAACATTTATGTAATAACGGCCGAAGATTTTTATATGCTATGGTTGGATGAGAATTTGATAGGCCACAAATACTTTTTCGTTTCGGAAAATTTGATTCGGGaatgtgtttttaatatttgtaatggCTCAATACAGGATTGATTTAGTGCATAAACACGTTTATAAAAATTGGTAATCTTTTATTCATAATTAGTAACTAGTTAATAACTACCATTtatacaatgatattttgagtTGTTTTTTTGACATGATCAAACTTTAAATGAAGTTTACTGTATGAGTATTTGAAGATCATCATACATTGATTATGCGACTTGAACGGGTAATTCTATGCAGTAGACTgtttatttacaaattattcATCATATAACATTAAATTGTTTAGTCACCACCAATTAtgatttatttgatttgatatGATGTATATAACTATAGATTAACATGCTCTAGAACAAATGTGGTAGCTTATATACATAAGAGTCacaattaaatgaaatcaaGTGATTGATTAAAATGAATTGATTGCAATGAAATATAAGTAACATATATGTATTTGGTGAATATGTTTGAGTTACgttagtatattttaattatttagtgaaatatgtttttgatttttttaattttaagtgaaaattataattaatttttttttaaaattttgaactaatttagttttttatttttaaattgtgtaaatttaatcttttcaattaattttattaaatttatttgatttgatgttttaaatatatttatatttcttaattaaaattgaagtgAGAATGCGTTAAATGTTATaaacaattcataaaatatatttgaaatgttaaataaatttatat from Vigna unguiculata cultivar IT97K-499-35 chromosome 8, ASM411807v1, whole genome shotgun sequence encodes:
- the LOC114195227 gene encoding transcription initiation factor TFIID subunit 15b-like, encoding MLRCTCTTSLPLFPVSTIPYRIPIMSGNYDQDGGGYGRHDGGGYGGRGGGGFGGRGGDRGGRGGGRGGGSGRDGDWRCPNSSCGNLNFARRVECNKCGAPSPAGANDRGGGGGYNRGGYGNSRGGRSGNYDGGRGNGYNGSRGNNSVGRSGGGHRGSQGREDGGYGQVPAPAAQSYGGAGGNYPPAYNSSGGSSNYETDAVPPPASYTGGPASYPPPYGSNTGGYGGGDAHNGGRSGQPVGYDSGYGAGSQGGFGGAPAEPPAKVKQCDENCGDSCDNSRIYISNLPPDVTIEELRELFGGIGQVGRIKQKRGYKDQWPWNIKLYTDEKGNNKGDGCLVYEDPSAAHSAGGFYNNYDLRGYKIAVTMAEKSAPKAPPAYNHGGNRGGYGGDRRRDNYRDAGGSGPDRRDNYGGNRSRPY